The Planctomycetaceae bacterium nucleotide sequence GAACAGGTAAAATGAGCTCGCTCATTTATCTGCACACCACAGTCCTCGTATCGAACGGCTGATTGGGCAAAAGCAAATCGTTTTCGGTAGAAACTGCCGAACTCAGCCTGAAGTCAGTCTGCCTGCCGAGCGACCGTCAAACTCTGCTCAAAAGCAACAGTGATGACGCAATATGACGGCTTTCAGTGCTGCGAAGAGAATGCAGCGCATGGCAATAGAAAGGGCGGAGCAGCCTGGCTGCTCCGCCCTTTGTTCTGGCATGGAGTATGTCTACGGCGAGCCGTCTGGCTCGAGTCGGAGACTTTAAAACACGACGGTTTCCAGTCGTCCTGCGTGCCTGTCCTGGATTTTCAACGGACGGTTAGCCACCAACAGCCGCCAAACCTTCCAGAAAGCCCTGTAGTTGTCTGCTGCGCACAGGATGTTGAAGCTTTCGGACAGCTTTCGCTTCAATTTGGCGGACGCGTTCGCGAGTGACTTTGAAGATTCGCCCCACTTCTTCCAGTGTGTAGGTGTATCCGTCACCAAGACCGTAACGCAGCTTGATGATTTCTCTTTCGCGATAGGTCAGTGTCTTCAGAACGCTGTCGATCTTATCCTTCAGCATTTCCGATGCAGCATTGCTGACCGGGCTGTCATTGCCACGGTCTTCAAGGAATTCCCCGAAGCTGTTGTCATCGCTGTCGCCGATCGGCTTGTCGAGGCTGATTGGCTGACGAGAAATCCGCATGACTCGTCGAGCTTCTTCAATCGGCACACCCGCAACTTCGGCCATTTCATCAACGGTCGGTTCGCGTCCAAGCTCCTGAAGCAGGTCGCGTGCCGCCGCTCGCAACCGCGTCATGGTTTCGATCATGTGCACGGGGATTCGGATTGTCCGTGCCTGATCGGCAATGGCCCGTGTGATTGCCTGGCGAATCCACCACGTCGCATAGGTAGAGAATTTATACCCGCGGCGATACTCGTACTTATCAACCGCACGCATCAGGCCGGTATTGCCTTCCTGAATGAGATCCAGAAAGGTGAGGCCTCGGTTGCGATATTTCTTGGCGATGGATACCACCAGTCGCAGGTTCCCCCCCGACAAGTCGCGCATCGCCTTTTCGTATTCAGCGTGACGCTGAAGGATGTTCTCCATTTTGACGGCCAGTGAATCGGGGGATTCTTTGGTCATCTCAATCAGGTCATCCAGTTCCTTCTGCATACTGCGGGTTTCGTCTTCGGCGGATGACAGATTCTTCAGGTTTTCGATGTGATCCTGAAGCTCGGTCATGCGGAGAGAAATCTGCTCCAGTCGCTTCATGCAGGGCTGAAGGCGCTGGGTTCTCAGGCTGAGTTCCTCCAGCAGTGTGATGGTGCGTCGTCGACGTTGTTCAACCTGCTGAACGACTTCCTGTCGGCGATCTTCAGGAGTTTCCGGATTGAAGATGACGGCGTAATCCGCTGCATCTCTGACTCGAATTGACTCAATCGTTGCCAGATTGAATGGCATTCGGCCAAGGATTTGCTCCTTCTCCAGGCTTTCCGTCATCGACACTTTAATCGTGCGATCAAACGGAAGTTCGCTTTTATGAACGCGAGTCAGGGTTTCATGGCAGAAGTTCAGCGCGAACTCTGTACCCAGCAGCGCGCGTCGGAAGCGTCTTCGGGTGACTTCGATCTGCTTCGCCAGAAAGATCTCTTCTTCGCGGGTCAGCAGCGGAATTTCACCCATCTGCGACAAGTACATACGGATCGGGTCTTCGGTGCCGCGGCCGCTGTCTTCGAGTCGAATCTCCGGACGGCGTTTCTTCGCGGTCGCCGGATCCTCAGGCTCTTCAACAACCGGATCGGGAACCAGTTGAAGATCCATTTCTTCCAGACACATGATCAGGTTATCGAGTTGTCGGGGATCGTCTGCTTCATCGGGCAGGAAGGAATTGACCTGATAAAAGGTCAAATGTCCCTGCTTAAGCCCGATTTCGATCAGCTTACGAAGTCCCTCATCCAGACGATGCATGAGCAGTTGCTCCTGAGTATTCACTTCAGATTGATACGTTGACCCATTTGATTCAGACGAAAGCTGTACATCTGACGGAGAGCATCCTTCTGGTCGTTATTAAGTTCGCTCGATGCGTTGTCGCTTTGAGCCAATTGTTGTTTCGACAGAAGAGTTCTTTGTTTCTCGCGTCTGAAGAGCAGCGGCTGCAGAACACGCTGCAGATGCATTGGTATCCCCTGGTCTTCACCAGGTTCCGCTCCTTCCGGAACCTCCTTCATCAGATTCAGAATATCCTTCTGCTCGGCAGAATCCATGACTGCATTCATCAGGCTCAGCAACGCTGAATCTGAGTCCGCGGCCACGACCAGCCGACTGATTTCGGGAAGGTCTCCTTCTTCTTTTCTCAGATCAATACACAACTCCAGCAGACGCCGGTGTCGAGCATCTTCGAAGTCATCCGGCCCAATCAAGTGTCGAATAACATCTATGAATTCCGGGCACGTGAGGATGATCTCCAGCAGTTCTTGTTCCGCAAGGCGAATCGCCGGCACGGAAATCTGGTTGACTGGATCGTCCTGAAACGCGTCGGTTTCTTTCGTTGGCGTCGTGCCCTGACTCTCCTGATCTCTTCGAAGTTGGTCCCTCTGGATCTTTCGTTGAGATTCACCCTGTTGTCGCGAACGCATGTCCAGCAGTTGCCTGCGGGCCACGCGTTCATCGACCTGTACTCTCTGGCAAACCGTTCTGAGAATCAGGTCCTCCCGAACTGTTCCCCTGATACTGGTCGAAGCCACCAGCAGTTCCAGCATTTCGTTCAGAATCTGCTGCCGTGCATTGATGGTCTCGTTCCCGTACCTGCCGGAAATCATCTGCAACTTGTATTCCCATGCCTCGGGGGCACTTTGAATCAGTTGCCGAAGATCGTCGGCCGTATTGTTTTCAAGATAATCTGCCGGATCCTTTCCTTCTGCCAATGTCAGTATTCGGAGGTCCAGATCCTGTCCAAGGAACCGAGTGATCGAGCGTTCAGCGGCTTTCTGTCCGGGATCATCTCCGTCGTACGTCAATACGACCCGGTCTGCAGAACGCCGCAAAAAACGCACATGTTCTTCGGTGAGTGCTGTGCCAAGCGTCGCCACCACATTGGTGACTCCGGCCTGATGACAGGCAATCACGTCCATATAACCTTCCACAACAACTGCGATTCTGCAC carries:
- the rpoD gene encoding RNA polymerase sigma factor RpoD, giving the protein MHRLDEGLRKLIEIGLKQGHLTFYQVNSFLPDEADDPRQLDNLIMCLEEMDLQLVPDPVVEEPEDPATAKKRRPEIRLEDSGRGTEDPIRMYLSQMGEIPLLTREEEIFLAKQIEVTRRRFRRALLGTEFALNFCHETLTRVHKSELPFDRTIKVSMTESLEKEQILGRMPFNLATIESIRVRDAADYAVIFNPETPEDRRQEVVQQVEQRRRRTITLLEELSLRTQRLQPCMKRLEQISLRMTELQDHIENLKNLSSAEDETRSMQKELDDLIEMTKESPDSLAVKMENILQRHAEYEKAMRDLSGGNLRLVVSIAKKYRNRGLTFLDLIQEGNTGLMRAVDKYEYRRGYKFSTYATWWIRQAITRAIADQARTIRIPVHMIETMTRLRAAARDLLQELGREPTVDEMAEVAGVPIEEARRVMRISRQPISLDKPIGDSDDNSFGEFLEDRGNDSPVSNAASEMLKDKIDSVLKTLTYREREIIKLRYGLGDGYTYTLEEVGRIFKVTRERVRQIEAKAVRKLQHPVRSRQLQGFLEGLAAVGG
- the dnaG gene encoding DNA primase, whose amino-acid sequence is MHRPESPSLSAVRDVDWESSVSLGMGDEFKELVRSSTSLVDLVSETVALKPLRGGSDYVGLCPFHEDKNPSLHVYPDRQSYRCWVCDAGGDCFRWVMEMEKVPFPEAIEGLARRANLEIPKQNSPHYSAESEQRKNDSYAILEWAASLMQHSLIRGNEAANARDYVSKRNLNAETVRNFRIGYHPEEWNWFLEKARGRFTPQQLVSAGLVQERSNGQGHFDNLVGRLVFPILDERGRIVAFGGRLLPGGNIESDAKYWNSRESGIFHKSRMLYAFDRARQEIRKCRIAVVVEGYMDVIACHQAGVTNVVATLGTALTEEHVRFLRRSADRVVLTYDGDDPGQKAAERSITRFLGQDLDLRILTLAEGKDPADYLENNTADDLRQLIQSAPEAWEYKLQMISGRYGNETINARQQILNEMLELLVASTSIRGTVREDLILRTVCQRVQVDERVARRQLLDMRSRQQGESQRKIQRDQLRRDQESQGTTPTKETDAFQDDPVNQISVPAIRLAEQELLEIILTCPEFIDVIRHLIGPDDFEDARHRRLLELCIDLRKEEGDLPEISRLVVAADSDSALLSLMNAVMDSAEQKDILNLMKEVPEGAEPGEDQGIPMHLQRVLQPLLFRREKQRTLLSKQQLAQSDNASSELNNDQKDALRQMYSFRLNQMGQRINLK